A region of the Struthio camelus isolate bStrCam1 chromosome 11, bStrCam1.hap1, whole genome shotgun sequence genome:
ACAGCTTGGGGAACTcgcggggagggggagccggccccgctgcccctgcgcAGAGCCCCGCTGGCCCCGCAGCCTCCCTGGCCTGGACCCGCGCTAGccctggggtctgtgcagcctGGCCGCAGCACGGCTGTGgccatctctgctgcctgcagcacccAAGGCTGTGCTCCTGCCCTCTTGGCTCTGTCCCAAGAGCCGGGAGCAGGCAGGGATGCCAGTTCCATGCTGCGCATCCCTCTGGGGCCTGGGTACCACTAGCCAGGGCTGGAGCAGGAtgcagggcagcctggggacGGTGCTTGCTGGCCAGGACCGAGCTCCGGCAAGGCCACAGTGGCCCACGATGGCAGGAGCTGATTGTGCTGGCCCCCCCAGGATGCACAGAgctctgccccagggatgtctGAGCCACCCGGACATGCTAGCCCTGTCCTCCAGCACTCGcagccccagggccctgctggtGGAGGGGTGGGTGGTCTGGGCTTGGTGGATGCTGGGCATGCAGGGACACCCACGGGTGCTAAGGGCTGCAAGTGTCCCACTGGCGCTTACCTTCTTGTGGCCCGGCTCCTTGTCACTGGCGTTGGAGGGCTTGCGGCGCAGCATGGTGCTTGGGCCTAGGGGTGATGGCAGAGCGCTCGGAGCAGCGCCAGGCACGGCACGTACCGAACGCGCCGGCACAGAAGCCAGGAAGCAGACAGGAAGCCTGGCGGTCACATGAGAGGTGCTTGCAGCAGCTCGGCCtcagggaggctgcctggctgcgctggttggggcaggaggaaggaaacCCTCCTCGaagctccctccctgcccagggCCCCTCTCGGGTACGGGGGGGTGCCCACCTTGCACCTTGGCGCCGCCGGGGCCCAAGGTGCAAAGGGAGTCCCTCAGCGACGCTGCTACAGGCACCATCTTCCCCCACACGAAGGCCAAGAATTCCTGTCCCGTTCGCCATGTCCCCTCCTTGCGCCCAATTGTCCCTGGCAGCACTCAGTGCCCAGGCTCTTTCCGCCTGCTGCTGTAGGATACTTGTGTCGTGATGTCCTCTGCACCCATGGGAGCCTCTGCCTGTCCCCAGGTCCTCCCTGGGCCATGGCTGGGGCGCAAGCGCTGGTGGGGGAATGTGCACAGCAGAACTcagcccccccagcacctgccaggcaaccaggcagctgccctggtcCAAGTGACTCCCCTGCACCATTTACTCAGGTTCCCCCATCTTTCCTCAGAGCAACTTAAATCTACTCTTAATAGGCCTCGTCTCTGCTCAGGGCAAGGCAGGTAGTGCAGGCAGGGTCACACCCGTGGGTCTGGGGCCACAGATGTGCGCCCTCCCAGCTCCGCACGCCACGAGCAGGGTGgtagcgcacagggctgccacagtGCATCACACTGACGTGCGCACGCCCGCCGGCATTGCACATGTTTAATcacatgcaagaaaaaaacacagggAAGTGCGTGATGGGGAGAAGAAGTTGCCCTGGCAAGGAGGAGGTGCGTTGCGGGGCGTGGGGTCAGGCCGGCAGCTCGGTGAGCAGTGTGGAGAGGAGGGCGGTGATGGCCAGCGTGCAcagggtggcggtggtggtgccGGCACTGCCCTGCAGGAAGGGTTCTGTGTTCCTCTGCAGCCAGCGGtactcctcctccagctgctggctctgcagctcTGGCCCCACGCGCTCCCGGATGGTCTTGTAGAAGGCGTTCAGGTATTGGATCTGCAACCAGGTGCTGAGTGGCGCTGCGAGGAggcagccctggctgcctgccCCATCGAACCACTCCAGCCCTCTCTAGCCGTCCCAGCCACGGAGGGTGTTTGCATGCCCTGGCACGGTCCAGCTCCATTCGCCCACTCTATCAGCCCACCCATCACACACCAGTGCACCCGTCCCAGCCCTGTTCGCTTGCCCCAGCCCTATCTGCAGGTCCCATTTGCCCACTCTGTCTGCCCAGCCTGGCCCCATGTGCCCATCCCATTCACCCGCTCAGAGCACCCAGTACCTGCTTTTGCGACAGGAGGCTGACATCGATGAGATTTCGGTCATAGGGCACCAGGGACACCACCTCAAAGGTCAGAAATGGCTTCTCCCCAGTCtggtgctgctgaagaaaagctatGAGGTGTGTGCCCCAGACATGCCCTGGGAGAGGCCCCTTGTCCCCAGCCTGGCACCGAGAGAGGTACCCAGAGCCCCAGCCGAGGGCTGCAGGGCTACTGTGGTGTGGCCAGCCGACAGCCCTTGTCCCAGTCCTGGGGGCATGAGGAGGAACTAAGCCCAACCTTCCACACCATGTCCCCGGGCACTGTGCCACTCCCTGACCCTGTGCTACCTCTGCACTGTGCCACCTTAGCATCATGCCACCTTAGCACCATGCCACCCCAGCACTGTGTCACCCCAACTCTGTGCCACCCCAACGCTGTGCCACCCTGACACTGTGCCACGCTGACCCTATGTCACTCTGTCCAGGTGCCATGGGCACCGCAGGCCTTCCTCCTGCCCGGCCTCGTGCTTGCTGCTGTCCTTAGCATGTGCCTCCATGCCCCTTTCTGAGCACCCCCAgcccttctctgtgcctctgtggAGCCCCTGAGAAAAGAGGGGGACCTGATCCCTTTCCCTGCCTGTGCCAGGCCCCCCAGCCACATCCAGACATGGAGGTGCCCTTGTCCCTCAGGGCCCTGGACCACAGCTGCTCTGGGAGCCCcctgtggtgggcaggaccttgGCACCAAGGGCCAGCGGGTCCCTGCGGCTTGGGGCAGGGCAGCCTACCCTCAGCTCCCTGCCTATCCATGACGCCAGGCTCTGCAGATGCCCCAGTCTTGCAGCCTGTCTCACCTCCGAGCTCCCGCTGGAAGGAGTTCTGGAGCAAGaggcagccccaggctccttggGCATTTGGTGTGAGGAGGAACGTTACCTCAGTCTGTGCCTCGACCACAAGGGCAATATCCTCGATGCGGATTCCAAACTCGCCATCCCGGTAGTATCCAGGCTCTGGGGGTCAGGAAAGGTGCCCAGCAAGTCTTGAGCCTCAGCagctcacccagccccagaaaggCCCAGAATGGAGCAGCAAGCCAAGGCCCCTCCTCCCCTTGCCTAATCCCATGGCTCCAAGGCCGCCCCCAAGAACCCAAAGTGCTGGCAGGACCCATGGGGTGTGCAGGTGTACATACCAATGGATGTAAACATGCCCTTTGTCAGTGGTATGTTGTTGGTCTGGAAGCCCACGGGCCCTGTGGAGGAAGTGTGGTGGGTTATGGCTCCTGGGGACGACATGCACCAAGGGGCCAGGCAGGGAAGGGTCATGCTGCGAAACAGCTGCTGTGGGGGCAGCGTTCCTGCCAAGAACTGCATCACCCAGAGCCGTGCAACCTGGGGGTTGTTCACCCACAGCAAGAGGGACTTAGCTGGGCTCTGATGGGCTCCGCATGACCCACCACCATCCCTGTCCCTCCCAGCAGGGCCACGTCCCTGATGCTGCACCTGGTGGGACTCAGGGTGCAGCATGTCCCCACATACCCCCGCAGCACCTACACTCATGGACTGAGAGGAAGTTGCCAATGCCATGGCCAGTCCCGTGGCCATAGTTGAGTCCGACTTCCCAGAGTGCCCGGCGGGCAAAGGACTCCACTGTTCTCCCTGAAGGGGACGACAGTGCGGGATGGGGATTGAGAGAGCTGGTGAGGGCATCCGCCTGCCCTACTCTCCCCACCATCCATGCAGGCCTGGGCCACCCCAGACCACCCCATGCCTGGCACAGCACCCACCTGCTGTGTTGGGGGGGAAGATGAGGCAGGACAGGTCAATGTTGCCCATCAACACACGGGTGTAGGTCTCCTATGAGGGACATACGGGTGGCTTAGCATGGTATCCCCCAGTCACCCTCCCTGTGCGTCCAAACCTGGCCCCTGGTGACATCCCACAGCCCTGTGGCCAGGACCtcagtgctgggcactgcagagaTGCCCGAGCAGCATGAGAAGGGCTGATACCTTCTGGAGTGGGGTTGGCACACCCCAGTGCATGGTCCGCGTGATGTCTGTCGTGCCATCCCTGAGGAGAGGGGAGTGAATGGGGGGGGCGACGTGGCCCCAGCATTGGCTCTGGCAGCCCCATCACCCACAGAGCTGGGCACAGCCTGCTGTCACCCTGCTGCCTGCCTTGTCAAGGGCACAGTGGGATGAAGGGGCAGTGCTGTCTCGGGAGAGCCAGAGAAGGATGGGAGAAAGTGCTACGCACAGGTATTGCCCTCCGGTGTCAGAAAGATACACTTCATCAACAGACAGCTTCCGGCTGCTCATGTTGGACGggctgcaagggaaggagggtCACTGCAAGGGAGACCTCAGAGCCCACTCACAACCCCCATCCACCCACTCTCTGCCACTACTGCCATCCCTGGTGCCCTGGCCCTACCAGGGAGATGGGGCTGAGCCATACCTGTAGTGGGCAAGTGCTGCATTGAGGCCGCTGGCCGAGATGGATTCAAAGCTGGGCCCGCGGCTGTGCTTCTGGGCCCTGGAAGGCAGCAGGGAAGGATATGTGTGGGCACAGTGAGCCCCTCCAGAAAGGGCCTGGTATCCTGGCTCTGGGGGCAGCGGGTGCCGAGCAGCCAGGGGACCTCCTTGCCACAAGCAGGCTCCCAGGCCCCCTCACCAGGCATGGCACACGGGAAGACCAATGTTGCCCCAGGCATGGTGCGCTGAGGGCACCTGTCTACCCCAGGCACAGCACACTGAGGGGCTCCGGGTCTACCAGGCATGGCACACCAAGGAGGAAGCCAGCAGCCAGCGGTACTGACCAACGGAGCGCATCCACACGGCGAGCCCCCGAGAACTCATCCACCAGCCCTTGGGGGACCATCTTCTCCAGCCATAGCAGGTACTGGATGACAGCCACAGCATCCCGCACCTGCAGGCAGTCCAGGAGCATCAGAGGGAGTGAGCTGGCACCCCAGAGGGCCTCGAGGTGCCCTCCCTTCTGCTCCTGGCTGAGAGAATAGGGATAGCCCTTACATGAGCGGCCCGCAGTAACTCCTGCTCCTTGGCATTTTTCACAGCCTTGGCAAGCATAACCGGGGAATAGCGCTCCTCCAGGAGCTTCTCCTGCAAAGGCAGCCTCGAGATGGCATGACTGGGCATGGCCAGCCACCCCATCCACCCTGGTGACTGCTGTAGCACGTCCCGTGCCCCCACAGCTCTATGGCATGGGCTGACTCTGAGCGTTGGCACAACCCACGTCCCCAGCAGCAAGGCTCCACAGCCCAGGCCTTTCCAGGCCATTTGGCTTGGGCAGGTCTCTGTGGCATTCAGTGTGGCTGGGTCCTGGCAATGCCTTACCTGGGGGATGACGCCATAGAGGCCATAGGTGGTGTACTCGGTGCCGAGCCAGATGGTGACGTTGCCCTGGGCATAGTCGTGGACATGGGCACGCACCTGGCTGTACTCCTGCAGCTCCACGCACaggggcccggggcagcctgcCTGCAGGGACTGCTGTGCCTCCGCTGTCAGGCGCGTCTCATCCACAAACAGGCTGGGGGCAGAATGTGTGGCTAGAGCAGGCACAATCATGGGGGCAGCCTGGCTCCTTTGGCCCCCAAGCCCAGACAGTGCATGGTGCACCAGCAGagaggagggtgctggggaccGAGTGAAGGACTGCAGAGGGAATGCAAGGGTAGGAACTGGGTTGGACCCCTGGCTGAGTTGGGAGGGATGATGCTGGACCTGGGGAAGATGTGGGACTCAGATTGGGGGCACAGTGGGGCTGGGTGCCACAGGCATGGTGGGCTCTAGGGAAGGGAGCAGCTGGGTCCAGGGGTGTGTCTTAGGTGAGAGTCTCATGGGTACTGGCCCCAGCAGAGGGGGTTggaagaggggggaagagggatgTGGGCCAAACTGCCGGCCACACCATATCCCTGTGGGGAGATGCTGCCCACCTTATGCTGGTGCTGGTCAGCAGTGTGTAGGAGTAGAAGACAGGGTTGTAGGGGATGTCATCTCCACGGAGGTTAAAGAGCCCTGTTAGGAACTAGATATAAAAGCCTGCTCCCGCTGCCTGCCCCAGTGCAGCTAGGGCTCAGGTCAGACCCAGGACCCCTCCAGCACCGACcactgtgcagggcagggcccatAGGCAGTGTGGTGGCTCGGGACCCGCAGCCGAGATGGCTGCGCTGGCTGCTCACAGGCTATTTCCTCCAGCCCTGACAGCAGCACAGCTGTGGGGCTCCGGATGTGCTGCTCCATCTGCTGCCGGATCCCAGCCACCTTCTCctgccagctgctccctgggAGGAGGGTGAAAGGCCAGCTCAGCCTCGGGGTCCACTGAGGCCCCcttgggctgggggctgctgcgggTGCCAAGTGACAGCAAACGTCCACCCAGTGACCCTGGGGAAGAACGTGGCTATACCTGTGAACTCTGTCGGGAGGCTGTAGATCTTGCTGGAGGCTGGAGGGGGTCTCTGGTCACCCCACACTTGGTCCACGAGGTTGGTCTCGATGGGAAGCAGGGTCCTGCCAGAGCCATGGAGAACCTGGCTGTAGCTGCTCCAGGTATCTGAGGTGGGGAGCAGACAGTGGTTAGGGGCATCCGGCAAAGATCACCTCACCACCACCTGGGGACAGCTCACTGCACCCtgggaggagggtgctggggcagTAGGTGCTGCAGGCTGAGGACAGGGAGGGCATCATGCAGTGGGTGACCCTACCaatggagaagaggaaggggtCCAAGCTGACATTTCTCCCCGCAGGAACCGCCTCAAGGATCCATTGCCCAATGGACTCAATCCAGGCTGCAAGAGAGAACCACATGGCGCTGTGGGGCCTGAGGGGCTGTCCTGGGTCCCCCAGACCAGCCATGTCCCAACCCATGCTGGGCCCAGACAAGGAGGGGCCTGAGCATGATGAGACCCAGCTGGCTCCCCCGCTTGCCCCACACTGACTTGTCCTCTGCAGCTCCCAGTTGCAGTCCATCTGGCGCTCTGCCTGGGTCCAGTAGCGGCTGTCGGTCCACAGGGCAGCCTTGTCCAGCGTCACCACACCTGTGCCTGGGATGGGATCAGGCATCACTTCTCCCCccctgccaggctgctgggcacTTGTGGGTGAGCGGGGATACCTGAGATCCCCAGCCTGACCTCCTGCACGGAGCAGGACCACTGCTGTGGCTGTGTCTAGCCTTGAAGACCCCAAGAATGGAGATCCCCAGCTCTCGGCCATTCTGAGGCTGGGAACAGGGCCACCCTGAGCAGGGAGCTGGATGGGAGAGGAACCCAGCGGTGAGGATGGTCGCACCTGCAGAGCCAGTGAAGCCGGTCACCCAGCCAAGGCGAGAATCCCGCTCCGCTATGTACTCGCTCTGGAGATGAGGACAGAGTTGTGAGAGGCAGCTGCAGGGCACCCACTGGCAAGCCAGCACCCCAGAGCACAGGCAGGGTGCTGCCTTACCATGTGGGCATCTGTGGCAGGCACAATGTAGGCGTCAACGCTGTGGGCCCGCATGGCGCCTCGCAGAGCAGCAAGTCGTGCTGTCGTCTCGGTGGCCGTGGGGGGCAGGTACTGGTGGCACAAAGAGACACGTGCTGCAGGGGGCCCGGACAGCGGCTTGTCCTAGCCGCAGACAGGGCCGTGGCCTGCCTCCCTCTATGTGAGGGCTCTGAGGGAGCGCGCCCCACGCTGGGCACTCTGGAgtggccccaggggagctgtgaGGGGGTCATGAAGACCAGTGAAGCTGGGAGCAGCGGAGTGGCAACGAGGGCTGGGCGCCATGGCTGCTCACTGGTGGGTTCGTGGAGCAGTCCCTGATGTCAGTCCTGGCAGGGTTGGCCCGCTGCGGCTGTCCCACGGTGCAGCCTGGGGGCAAAAGGAAATCCTAGAGCCTCAGGCCACAGCCCCAGGCCCTGCCAGCCCCCTGCTCTGGCTTAGCTGCTGATCCAGTGTTGGGCAGCTGGTGACCCTGATCGCCAGCCCCAACTGCAAACTGAGTCCAGCTTTtacttattttgttaaaaatagtgTTTCTAGCCTTggtaactggggggggggggtgggggggaaccaaCGACGTCACCTGGATCAAGTGGAAGTGAGCTTCTGGCAGGCGGTGGGTTTGCAGCATGCCTGAGACCAGCTCACGGCCAGATACCCGCGAGCCCCAGTGCGAGCCCCATGGGCACGGTGCCACTGCTGTGAAGCACAGCTCATCCCTGCAGTGCCTGGAAGTTGCTGCCCCTCCCTGCTTTGTACCAGCCCAGGAGCCAGCCCTGCACTGCTATGACCAGGATGGGGTAATGGGCAGCTGAGAATCAGCAGAGCATCACCGGTATTGGAGCCATGGAAGGAGCTGGCCCAAGCATGGGGGTCAGGGTCATCCTCTCATGGGACCGGGCCTCTCCCCAAAGCTGTTCTACATCTGATATGTTGGGCACCATGTTTCCCCAAACTCTCCATCATTGCTGGGGTCTCCAGGGAGTCTGGGGGATGGGAAATTGCTGCCAGCATGCTACAACCATGCTACAAAGGAGTGATCACATCTACCCAGAGCCTGTTAGCCAGGCAGGCAGTGCTGGGCTGGGAGACTAGTGGGAGAGGAGCCAGGGGCTGCTTCGATAGAGTTAATTGAAATAGGCATTGTGGAAACACTGTGACTTGGAAAGGTGACCCTAGGAGGGGGTTCAGGTCCTGGGATACTGGAGCCTGGCACTGGGTCAGCCACCATTTGCAAGGCCCCCAGGCCCTCAGCTCCTGGCCGTGCATCCTACTCCTGTCGCCAGTGGGATTGTGGGCCCTAGATGTACACTGGGCTGTGTGATCATGTGTGCAGGCACAGGCCTGGAGCAGGTCCTGAGAGGGCAGGGTGGCTCGGGTTGGGTGAATTGGAGTCTGGTACTGCCCCGATGGGATGGGAAGCACATGATGAGGACCTGTCATGGCAGCATTGAGGCTCGACCAGTGATGCTTGGTCACCCAAGCGCATTGCAGGTGCCATACTGGGTGGCAGGACCTGACCTGCCTCAGGCATgtgccttcctcttgctcagcTTTTCTCCCCATGGAGCTCTCCTGTTGGGCttgggtggcagcagcagctaaAGACCCACTGCCAAATCTCCCATGTCCTAGGGGACATTTTTCTCCATCTCAGGAGAATGGCACCACTCTTGGGTCCATGCGGCAATGGGGAAATCTGTCACCATTAGCATGGCATGGCCTTGGACACCTGATATCTCCATGCCCTCTGAGAGCTGTTTCTTACAATCACCTCTCCAGAGCTTGTCCCTCAGGGATGTGGCCATCTCAGGCCAGGCAGGCAGGATTAGCCCCTCTCCAAGACTGGGATCCCCTGCCCTGGGacagcagggatggggacagagcCATAGCACAAACCTTGCTCCCTAAGGGAAAAATCCACCCTTGCGGCACTTTCTTGGGCATGCAAAAGTTGTGATTTAAACTTGACCTGAAACACCCCCATATCCTCAGTGCTGGGACAACCTGGTCCCCAACCCCTCAACATGACACTTTCCCTGGCAAATGTGCTGTCTATGCTGTGGGACAGACCGTAACCTCAGCCCAGCCCCTCCGTATAAGGTGTCTCTGACTTACCTTGGAGCAGGAGCACCCAGGCTACAATCCACTGAGAGGAGTGCATGGCTCCTCCAGCTGTCTCAAGCCTCTCTGGCTGCCCTGAGCCTCCCTGGCCAGGATGGGGAGCAGAGGGAATGTTTCACTAGTGCCTTTGGTGATGGGTCCCTCCTCCTGCGCCTTtgccctgggggcagaggggtgctGGATGGGAGATTCATGACCCATAGCAGATTAGAGGGGTTGTTGTCCTATTCACTGAGCACTTCTCCTTGAAAGCAGATCCTGCCACTAGATAAAAGTAAACAGCGAAGTCAGCACAGAGTCCAAAGATCTTCCTGGAGCAGAGGTGGGGCTGTGCCAGCTCAGCCAGGCATGGTTCCACCACCTGGGGTTAAAATTAGGACAGATGGCGCTGCACCGTGctctgctcccctgtgtcccttggGAACGTCTCGTCTCCTCTCGCTGGAGCAGCAGAGGGGGTGGTGTGGGGAGCCACAGGGTGAGGAAACGCCCATGGGCAACAGTGATCCTGGGGCATGTGGGCCAGCAGATACTCCAAGCCAGCCCTCCTCTTTTTTGATGAAGTGGGGCATGGAGCTTCACAGAACAGCTGGGTGGGCATgggctcagctcctgctgccccagcacctcCTTATAGGAGCCCGAATGCACCCTGCAAGCTGGAGCTTGCAGAGGCCACATGTGAGGGGAAGGGGTGTTGCTGCGCCCCCAGGTTTGTCCATCACCTCCTTGGCATGCTGCTGCGGCagggcgttggggcagtgtgGAGCGGGATGAACGGACCTGCACCTGCTGACTTCCCTGATGCGGTTGAGGTGGAGCCCCAGGAGCTTCCTGGCTCCTGCCCAGGATGCTGGGCTGCCAGGTGCAATAATGAGATGAGGGCTGATAAGCAAGGTGTGCAGTCGCTGTTTCCACCCAAGAGATGGGCAGTGAAGGAGGCAGGATTGGTGCTGGGGCTGAAGCCCTGGCTCATTCCTCAGGGCTTGCCAGGAGGTGTTTGGAGGTCTCTCGCCTGCGCAGAGAGAGTCCAGACAGGGTGATGGCAAGGGGTGGCCGCAGGGCTTTCTGGGACATCACTGCCTGCCCAACATGGGTCATGCAAGGCTAATCAGAGCCGAGCTCTCCTGCATCCTCCCAGAGGTATCTTGCAGCTTGGGCCTGCCAGGGCGACAGAGATATGGACACCAGTTGCCCTCTGAGATGTCTCCAGCCCACAAGGCACCCACACACACAACTCCTGCAGGATGAAAGACAATTCCTCTGGGGCCAGCTGAGTCACAGGGCTGGCAGAAGCATAGCTCTTCCCACAGGGCTGCCGTCTGTCAGCTAACAGCCCCGGAGATGCAGGCACCAGTACCCAGGCACAGCCACCTtgccagttggctccctgggcgCATGGCCCTGGCAAGAGCGGCCAAGCCCACAGGCGTGCCAGGAGGCCCGCTGCTGCCCTAAGCAGCTTTGTTGACCCTAATCAATAGCAATTGCTAAATATTAAAGCCGGCACAGGAAGATAAATTGCCCTTCCCGCCTGTAGGTCACTAACAGCATATGCAAGACTGGGAGCTCACTGTCAGCAGGGACATGAGGGCAGACTTAGGGCCGCTGAAATACCTGCCTGGTCTCTGGCTCCTGGAGACAGTTGTGTGCTCAGGCCTGTCCTGTTCACATATGACTTGATGGTCCCTGGGCATTGCTGACAGATGGAGGTGGGCCCCTGAATTTTTCTGCGTGGCCATTCTTCCGGTCTGGCTATAGTAAATAGGTAGGCAATTTCATGCCAGTGGTCGTGATATGAAAAATGCTGCCCAAAGGAAAAACTGACCTGCAAAGAGTGTCACATCGGTCTTGGCACAACCCTGTTCATGTAACTCTCTCGTCTCCATGCCTCTGTGTTCTGGCCTGGCTGGTGTGTGCTGAAATCCGTGCAGCCCTTTGGCAAGGTCATGTGCCA
Encoded here:
- the XPNPEP2 gene encoding xaa-Pro aminopeptidase 2 isoform X7 translates to MRAHSVDAYIVPATDAHMSEYIAERDSRLGWVTGFTGSAGTGVVTLDKAALWTDSRYWTQAERQMDCNWELQRTTWIESIGQWILEAVPAGRNVSLDPFLFSIDTWSSYSQVLHGSGRTLLPIETNLVDQVWGDQRPPPASSKIYSLPTEFTGSSWQEKVAGIRQQMEQHIRSPTAVLLSGLEEIAWLFNLRGDDIPYNPVFYSYTLLTSTSISLFVDETRLTAEAQQSLQAGCPGPLCVELQEYSQVRAHVHDYAQGNVTIWLGTEYTTYGLYGVIPQEKLLEERYSPVMLAKAVKNAKEQELLRAAHVRDAVAVIQYLLWLEKMVPQGLVDEFSGARRVDALRWAQKHSRGPSFESISASGLNAALAHYSPSNMSSRKLSVDEVYLSDTGGQYLDGTTDITRTMHWGVPTPLQKETYTRVLMGNIDLSCLIFPPNTAGPVGFQTNNIPLTKGMFTSIEPGYYRDGEFGIRIEDIALVVEAQTEHQTGEKPFLTFEVVSLVPYDRNLIDVSLLSQKQIQYLNAFYKTIRERVGPELQSQQLEEEYRWLQRNTEPFLQGSAGTTTATLCTLAITALLSTLLTELPA